From the Sphingobacteruim zhuxiongii genome, the window GTACGAAGCAAGTCGGAGCAAATGTCGTAACAGCTGGAGGTCGTGTTTTGGCAATTACCGCATTGGAAGAGGATCTGTTTTCTGCACTTCAACAAGCTACCGCCGATGCGGGAAGAGTGTTTTTTGAAGGGAAATACTTTAGAACTGACATCGGATTCGATTTGATATAAAAAATAATATTTTCAAATCCAATGAGTTATACGTTTGCTTTAAAAAATATTTTGGCTAAATAGATAAAGAGGCTATATTTGCATCACCAAAGCAAAAGGGCCCGTTCGTCTAGGGGTTAGGACGCAAGATTTTCATTCTTGAAACAGGGGTTCGATTCCCCTACGGGCTACCAGATCGAAGATCAAAAAACACAAAAGCTTGCAACTTTAACGTTTGCAGGCTTTTTTGTTTTACGGCAGGTCAAAATGTTCAGAAATTGGATCAAGCTGAATTCTTGGGGGGAGTGTTAAAAATTTCTTAGTTTAGCGTCTTTAATACAAATATCCCTTGCAAGAAGCCGAACGTAAATTACTATCCTTATTGATGCCCGAAGGGCTTTTGGAATACTTCCAGATTTTAGAAGTCGATCAGGTCGACAATCAACTCCATATTTACTTAGATGAACTTAATATTGCTCCGACAGGCTATGAGCACAGCAAGTTGGAGTCAAAGGGTTTTATGCCTTCTACTGAAATTTCAGACTTTCCCATTCGAGGCCAGAAAGTTACGCTACATATCCGCCGTCGTCGATGGACGGTACTGGATACCGGAGATATCATCACAAGAGATTGGAACCTAGTGCGTGAGGGCGCTCGAATGACTACGGAATTCGGGCTTTTTTTAAAGAAGATATTTGGATAGCTACCCTGTAAGCGCCCAATTGGTAGGTCTGTTCTTCCAGATGGACGGCAAACAACTACAGGATCAATACAAGAACCACCTCAGTGATTTCCATGATTGGGACCAAAAGCCTCATGCCGAGAGCTGGACATTGTTCCCTGAAAACATATCGGAACACCTGAGCATTGATGAGACCAGCTTCAGCAACGGTGAATTATATACCATTGTTAGCAGTAAATCGGCAAAAGGGCGTAAAGGAACGATTTTAGCAACTATAAAGGGT encodes:
- a CDS encoding ISAon1 family transposase N-terminal region protein; this translates as MQEAERKLLSLLMPEGLLEYFQILEVDQVDNQLHIYLDELNIAPTGYEHSKLESKGFMPSTEISDFPIRGQKVTLHIRRRRWTVLDTGDIITRDWNLVREGARMTTEFGLFLKKIFG